The following nucleotide sequence is from Borrelia coriaceae.
CTTTTGATTAAGACCAGCAGTAATTACAACAATATCAGCATCAGAACAATCATCATAATTGCCAAATTCTATTTTAATATTTTTTTCTAAGAACATCTGACCATGATTTAAATCCATGACCTCACCCTTAGCCTTATCCTGAGCCACATCAATAATTACAAGCTCATGAACAAGTGAGTTATCTATTGTCAAAGCATAAGCAAAGCTTGAGCCAACACCACCAGCTCCAACAAGAACAACCTTATTACGTTTAAGCATAAACCATCTCCATACAAAATTATTTTATTGGTATTGAATAATTTTATAACAGTTTATGACAATTTAATAACATTTTATAAAACTAAATATTTGCTAACTTATCTATCAAACTTTGACAATTGATACTATTGTACTAAAAGCCTATTTTTTTAAGCATAAAATTAATTATCATCTGACTTAAGAATAGCAAGAAACGCACTCTGTGGTATTTCAATATTTCCTATCATCTTAAGTCTCTTTTTCCCTTCCTTTTGCTTTTCTAAAAGCTTTTTCTTTCGAGTAATATCACCACCATAACATTTAGCAGTAACATCTTTTCTAACAGGGGAAATTGTCTCACGTGCAATAATATTCGAACCAATGGCCCCTTGAATTGCTATTTTAAATTGTTGTCTTGCAATCTCATCCTTTAATTTTTTACAAATACTTAAAGCCTTTGATCTTGCGCCATCCCTAAAAACTAACTGAGAGAGTGCATCAACTCTATCCCCATTAACTAAAATATCCAACTTAATTAAATCAGTTTCCTCATATCCTAATAGTGCATAGTCAAAAGAAGCATACCCACGACTTACAGACTTAATCTTATCGTAAAAGTCAAAAAGTATCTCAGCAAGTGGCATTTTATAAATAATTTCAACACGTTTTGCATCAAGATAAATCAAATTTTCTTGTACGCCTCTTTTAAGCAAACAAACATTCATAATATTCCCTAAAAATTCAGTGGGAACAATAATATTAGCTCTAATATAAGGCTCAAGAGCAACTTCAATATTTTCATTTCCAGGAAATTGTTCAGGACTTTCAATAAAATAAGGATTACCCTTTTTAGGAATAATTTTATAACGCACTGATGGTGATGTTAATATCACATTAAGATCAAATTCACGCTCAATTCTTTCCTGAATTACTTCTAAATGTAAAAGTCCCAAAAATCCACATTTAAACCCATGTCCAAGAGCAGCTGATGCATCTTTTTCAAAAGTAAGAGATGCATCATTCAGTTTAAGTCTATCCATTGCCTTTAAAAGATCGTCATACTGATTAGCATCAACTGGATAAACAGAAGAAAACACCACAGGTTTAACTTCCTTAAACCCTTCAAGAGGTGCATTTGCTGGATTATCAACAAGAGTTACAGTGTCTCCAATCTTGACATCCGATATATTCTTTATTCCACCAATAAAATAACCAACATCACCTGATTCCAAAATATCTTTTCTTTCAAGAAGTATCCTGAAAATTCCAATCTCTTCTACTAAATATTCCCTATCTGAATGCATCAATTTAATCTTGTCGCCAGTTCTAATTTGTCCTTCAAAAATTCTAAAATGTACGACAACACCACGATAAGAATCGTAATGCGAAT
It contains:
- the lepA gene encoding translation elongation factor 4 is translated as MSSYKRNFCIIAHIDHGKSTLADRFIQKAKIISDREFKSQILDSMDIERERGITIKSQAVTIDYKCSDGNIYELNFVDTPGHVDFSYEVSRAISSCEGALLLVDASQGIEAQTVSNFYMAFEHGLEIIPVINKIDLPSANIDFVKEQIEHDLGLDSNIIVPISAKNGIGIDELLEAICKYVPSPKGSARNPLKALIFDSHYDSYRGVVVHFRIFEGQIRTGDKIKLMHSDREYLVEEIGIFRILLERKDILESGDVGYFIGGIKNISDVKIGDTVTLVDNPANAPLEGFKEVKPVVFSSVYPVDANQYDDLLKAMDRLKLNDASLTFEKDASAALGHGFKCGFLGLLHLEVIQERIEREFDLNVILTSPSVRYKIIPKKGNPYFIESPEQFPGNENIEVALEPYIRANIIVPTEFLGNIMNVCLLKRGVQENLIYLDAKRVEIIYKMPLAEILFDFYDKIKSVSRGYASFDYALLGYEETDLIKLDILVNGDRVDALSQLVFRDGARSKALSICKKLKDEIARQQFKIAIQGAIGSNIIARETISPVRKDVTAKCYGGDITRKKKLLEKQKEGKKRLKMIGNIEIPQSAFLAILKSDDN